In a genomic window of Oreochromis aureus strain Israel breed Guangdong linkage group 13, ZZ_aureus, whole genome shotgun sequence:
- the ogdhl gene encoding 2-oxoglutarate dehydrogenase-like, mitochondrial, which translates to MSQFRVLAGVLKGGGSPLLRLRAGGLTWRCWAHPKRGCSSRTDPLPAVVSNSSYVEEMYLAWLDDHKNVHKSWDSFFRNIQASGPSGEAGERRPSALLQGRVLSHSLDVAEKVVEDHLAVHTLIRAYQIRGHHVAQLDPLGILDADLDSFVPSDLITTIDKLGLYGLNESDLDRSFQLPHTTFIGGQETTLPLREIIRRLEASYCGHIGVEFMFINNVNQCQWIRQKFETPGIMQFTNAEKRTLLARLIRSTRFEDFLARKWSSEKRFGLEGCEVLIPALKTIIDKSSASGIDSVIMGMPHRGRLNVLANVIRKDLDQIFCQFDPKLEAADEGSGDVKYHLGMYHERINRETDKNITLSLVANPSHLEAVDPVVQGKTKAEQFYRGDTQGKKVMSILMHGDAAFAGQGVVYETFHLSELPSYTTNGTIHVVVNNQIGFTTDPRVARSSPYPTDVARVVNAPIFHVNADDPEAVMYVCRVAAEWRATFNKDVVIDLVCYRRFGHNEMDEPMFTQPLMYKQIHRQEHVLKKYSEKLIAEGVVTLQEFEEEVAKYDKICEEAYTSSKDEKILHIRHWLDSPWPDFFTAQGEPKSMSCLPTGLDEEVLQHIGQIASSVPLEDFKIHPGVSRILRGRADLVKSRQMDWALGEYIAFGSLLKDGIHVRLSGQDVERGTFSHRHHVLHDQEVDKRICVPMNHLWENQASYTVCNSSLSEYGVLGFELGFAMASPNALILWEAQFGDFHNTAQCIIDQFISSGQAKWVRNNGIVLLLPHGMEGMGPEHSSARPERFLQMTKDDPDHIPEFTGDFEVHQLYDCNWIVVNCSTPANYCHVLRRQILLPFRKPLIIFTPKSLLRHPDARSGFDDLAKGTKFKRLIPDEGPAGQSPGQVKRVIFCTGKVYYELAKERKQQNLYRDVAIIRLEQISPFPFDLVSEEVEKYTNAELVWCQEEHKNMGYYDYVRPRFLTVVANKKPIWYVGRDPAAAPATGNKSTHLNELRKFMDTAFNMSSFQD; encoded by the exons atgAGTCAGTTTCGGGTATTAGCTGGTGTGCTGAAAGGTGGAGGGAGCCCCTTGCTTCGATTGCGTGCGGGAGGGCTGACCTGGCGTTGCTGGGCTCATCCAAAGAGAGGCTGCTCCTCTAGGACTGATCCTCTTCCAGCAGTGGTCAGCAACTCCAGCTATGTGGAGGAGATGTATTTGGCATGGCTGGATGACCATAAAAACGTCCACAAG TCTTGGGACAGTTTCTTCCGTAACATCCAGGCCTCCGGTCCGTCTGGCGAGGCGGGTGAGAGACGGCCCTCTGCTCTGCTGCAGGGCCGAGTGTTGTCCCACTCACTAGACGTGGCAGAGAAAGTGGTGGAGGACCACCTGGCTGTGCACACCCTCATTAGAGCTTACCAG ATCCGTGGTCACCATGTTGCTCAGTTAGACCCTTTAGGAATCCTGGATGCTGACCTCGACTCTTTCGTTCCGTCCGACCTGATCACCACTATCGATAAATTAG GTTTATATGGTCTTAATGAGTCTGACTTGGATAGAAGCTTCCAGCTGCCCCACACCACCTTCATCGGTGGACAAGAGACTACCCTTCCACTTAGAGAAATCATACGCAGACTAGAG GCATCCTACTGCGGTCACATAGGGGTTGAATTTATGTTCATTAATAATGTGAACCAGTGTCAGTGGATTCGTCAGAAGTTCGAGACTCCGGGAATCATGCAGTTCACTAATGCTGAGAAGAGAACCCTGCTAGCGCGCCTGATCAGATCCACACG GTTTGAGGACTTCCTGGCGAGAAAGTGGTCATCGGAGAAACGTTTTGGTCTGGAAGGCTGCGAAGTTCTCATTCCTGCTCTTAAAACCATCATTGACAAGTCAAGCGCATCAGGGATTGACAGCGTGATCATGGGGATGCCACATCG GGGTCGACTGAACGTCTTGGCTAATGTGATCCGTAAGGACCTGGATCAGATCTTTTGTCAGTTTGACCCCAAATTAGAGGCTGCTGATGAG GGTTCGGGTGATGTCAAATACCACCTGGGGATGTACCACGAGAGGATTAACCGTGAGACTGACAAGAACATCACGCTGTCACTCGTGGCAAACCCCTCGCACCTCGAGGCAGTGGATCCAGTGGTTCAGGGAAAGACCAAAGCAGAGCAGTTCTACAGAGGAGACACTCAAGGAAAGAAG GTGATGTCTATTTTGATGCACGGCGATGCTGCTTTTGCGGGACAAGGAGTTGTTTATGAGACCTTCCACTTGAGTGAACTCCCCTCTTATACCACAAATGGTACAATCCATGTGGTGGTCAACAACCAG ATTGGCTTCACTACAGATCCTCGAGTGGCCCGCTCATCTCCTTACCCCACTGACGTGGCTCGGGTTGTCAATGCGCCCATCTTCCATGTGAATGCAGACGATCCCGAGGCTGTCATGTATGTGTGCCGCGTAGCTGCAGAGTGGAGGGCCACATTCAACAAGGATGTCGTCATTGACCTG GTTTGTTACAGACGTTTTGGCCATAATGAAATGGATGAGCCCATGTTCACCCAGCCGCTGATGTACAAACAGATCCATCGGCAGGAGCATGTGCTGAAAAAGTACTCTGAAAAACTCATTGCTGAGGGAGTGGTGACACTGCAGGAATTTGAG GAAGAAGTTGCCAAATATGACAAAATATGTGAGGAGGCATACACCAGCTCTAAAGATGAAAAGATCTTACACATTCGGCACTGGCTGGACTCCCCTTGGCCAG ATTTTTTCACAGCGCAGGGAGAGCCCAAGAGCATGAGCTGCCTCCCTACAGGACTGGAcgaggaggttctgcagcacaTTGGGCAGATAGCCAGCTCAGTGCCGCTGGAAGATTTTAAGATCCACCCTG GTGTGTCCCGTATCCTGCGTGGTCGAGCTGACCTGGTGAAGAGTCGTCAGATGGACTGGGCTCTAGGAGAGTACATAGCCTTTGGCTCCCTTCTGAAAGATGGCATACATGTACGACTGAGCGGGCAAGATGTTGAACGAGGAACCTTTAG TCACCGTCATCATGTTCTACATGACCAAGAGGTTGACAAACGTATCTGTGTTCCCATGAACCACCTGTGGGAGAACCAGGCATCTTACACTGTCTGCAACAGCTCCTTATCAGAGTATGGAGTTCTAG GTTTTGAGCTTGGCTTTGCCATGGCTAGCCCAAATGCTTTGATCCTCTGGGAGGCCCAGTTTGGAGACTTTCACAATACAGCCCAGTGTATCATTGACCAGTTTATTAGCTCAGGACAGGCCAAGTGGGTTCGCAACAATGGCATTGTCCTACTGCTGCCACATGGAATGGAAGGAATG GGTCCAGAGCATTCGTCAGCTCGGCCTGAACGCTTCCTGCAAATGACCAAAGATGATCCAGATCACATCCCT GAATTCACTGGAGACTTTGAAGTCCACCAGCTGTATGACTGTAACTGGATTGTGGTCAACTGCTCCACTCCTGCTAACTACTGTCACGTGCTCAGGCGACAGATTCTGCTGCCATTCAGAAAACCG CTGATCATTTTCACTCCTAAATCTCTGCTGAGGCATCCGGATGCAAGGTCAGGTTTTGATGACCTTGCCAAAG GCACTAAATTTAAGAGACTGATTCCTGATGAGGGCCCTGCAGGTCAAAGCCCAGGCCAAGTGAAGAGGGTTATCTTCTGCACAGGCAAAGTCTACTATGAACTAGCTAAGGAGAGGAAGCAGCAAAATTTGTACAGAGATGTTGCCATAATCAGGCTTGAACAG ATCTCTCCTTTCCCGTTTGACCTGGTCAGTGAAGAGGTGGAGAAATACACCAACGCTGAGCTCGTCTGGTGTCAGGAGGAGCACAAGAACATGGGTTACTATGATTATGTCCGACCACGCTTCCTCACAGTGGTTGCCAACAAGAAACCCATTTG gTATGTGGGACGAGATCCTGCAGCTGCACCGGCGACAGGAAACAAATCTACTCACCTCAATGAGCTGAGGAAGTTTATGGACACTGCTTTCAACATGAGCTCCTTCCAAGACTGA
- the c13h10orf53 gene encoding UPF0728 protein C10orf53 homolog, with the protein MPANARVTLCYGPYESSGVIQHRTFRLQGLQAALRARGHLCVLEETREWNIVELVVSEEVVFTCNIKDLEFGGDGKLDPVCREAVAAVECAY; encoded by the exons ATGCCAGCAAATGCGCGGGTCACACTTTGCTACGGACCTTATGAATCCAGCGGAGTAATACAACACAGGACCTTCCGCCTCCAGGGTCTCCAGG CCGCTCTGAGAGCGCGCGGGCACCTGTGCGTTTTGGAAGAAACACGCGAGTGGAATATTGTGGAGCTCGTGGTCAGCGAGGAGGTCGTTTTCACCTGTAACATAAAGGATCTGGAGTTTG GCGGAGATGGAAAACTGGATCCTGTTTGCAGAGAAGCTGTTGCTGCAGTGGAGTGTGCTTACTGA